In Zingiber officinale cultivar Zhangliang chromosome 3A, Zo_v1.1, whole genome shotgun sequence, the DNA window GGATACAtatgagggacgagagccaaaggaagtaggcttgaaggctagaggtcaaggttgcaagggtcaagtgagtcgtgagggtacgagtgcatgagagattgtactcagggtaaaatcctaggtttagggttttgttgTAGCAGTTACCATAGTTGTAGCAATCACTGTAGCAGCTACTGTAGCAGTCGGCTGGTAAAAACACCAGTTGATTGGTGTAGTCGACTGAGAGCGAacaaatgcttctgttcgctcgaccagtgtggagcagtcgactgatacttttatTAGTTGATTGGTACttttatcaatcgactggtatcgagccattgggatGTAACGATCGAATCTCCACATagggtagtcgactggtaggcggggttttccaacccgcaacctatataaccaagccttgggagcttggttaaggtcgacgaaattggacttggttaaagtctaattagtagtatactaattctcaagtgcttgtgagtGTTTTGGTGAGGCttctccatccacaaggaggtttgagatagtcggagtttgtcaggggctaatccaccgacggattgagggttcgtccaccttacggacagtcgtggagtaggagccctaatctttgaaccacgttaaataacgtgttagcggtttgcatttcctttcttaatcttaatctttagctttcgtatttgtgtttgtattgtttgtattccgttGTGCTAATAAATACATAGGAAGTGAGTATTtgggggcgtcgtctatccaaccctccttctagtcggccaccgatcccctacaataAGCCTCAAGAGGCTCGACCTGTACTTTCTGTTGATCGCCTTTATATTGGGAGGCTTGTCCTTAAAATGACATTTGAGCCCTAGAAATCCGGTCGAATTTCTTCTGAGATTTGTCTTGTATGTTTGTTTGGCAAAGATAAAAATACAGAGCCTTGTAACTCTAGTCAGTTGTATATCCGACCACCCATATATAGGACGGGAGAATGAGCAGTGAATGTCCATATGCCTAACCGATTGTCAGATCAACCCACTGTATAGGACTAGGCACCCAAAGCGGGACTCTAGATCCCTAGGTCTTGTCCGAATATTACTTTCGATCGGCCTTGTGATTGATCATGACTCTTTTGAACCCAAGAGGATGATGGATATCCCATCACTTTAACTTCCATATTATACCTGGTCCGTTCGTAACCGAACACATCAATGATAATACCTCCAGATTAGTCCAATGCCTATTAACTCTTTCAAGTTTCAATGCTCATCGAAACGTGTCTATTAAGATAGTGTAGTTGAACAAGACACCGAGTGTTTGTCGATCGATGTACCACGAAAGTAACAATATGATTCAAACTGCAAGCTGCTGCTATCAACACGAGCATAGCAGTATGTGAGAGGTATTTTTCAGAGTTTTCTATTAAGGATGTCTTTTACTGAAAACTATTCTTTATAAGCAGTGCTTGGATGGTACAAAGTTTAAATATTACATGAAAAATTCATAGAATATGATAATCAACTTGACTTTTACAGGAAATTCATCATGAAAACTTGTAAAACACTTTACAACATTAAGTTATTTAAACAAAATAAGTTCGGACatgattattatcctttgaagcTGATTAAGGTGGAATAATAGgagaaaaataaactaattttGATGCAAAAAGAAACTTGGATTTAATAAACATTAACCCTACAAACAATATCTGTGTTGCCTGAAGGCCGTCAGATGTCTATCTGCCCCGTGTAACATCTCCAAACTGAACTCTTCAAAGCCAAGGACTATCGACTATCTAGAAATTCAAGACCAGATGCAGTTGGCGTCAATCCGCGATCAGCCAAATACTGAGTGTTACAGAACTTGCTAAGGTGCCTCATACCGCTGTCGCACAAAATCGTTACAATTGTGTGCCCTGGACCTAAAGATTGTGCCACTCGCAGAGCTCCGACACAGTTCATCGCTGAAGAACTCCCAAGAAACAGTCCGTCATTCTTGAGAAGAAACCTGAGATGATGCGTACAAGTGCACTTTATAATTAGAATAGTTAACTAGAGAAGAAGATACAAGGGATAAAACGAGATCAAAGAAAACATTCATaatgtaataaaaataaaataattaatttgaatatttcTCATGGTACTGTACTGTATAAACTCAATGCAGGGGATGAAACAGATATAGCCAACCCAAATGGTTCAGATAAACATGGACTGTTGTAGATTATTGATGATAATGAAACATTTGTAGGACAGTTGCATACTTGCAGGGAGGTTTAGATGTGTACCTGGACATTTCAACAGCCTCTCGGTCTGTTCCACGATAAGCTCCATCCAACTCTGCCATCATGAAATTCTTGGTCAATCTGTTGATTCCGATTCCTTCTGTGATAGTATCAAATGGATTCTTCAGCCGTCGGCCTTCTGCCTCCTCCTTTGTGTACATTACTCCTCTGGTAACTTTGTTGAACAAACCAGACCCAGGAGGATCGATAAGGAAGCACTTAACTCTTGGATCTTTTTCCTGTGGGTTAAGGCATCATGATATAGAATAGAAATCTGTGCTATAAAACAGATAAAACAAGACAAATGCCACCATAACAAACCTTGAGAAATCGTGATATTCCAGCAATGGTGCCGCCTGTACCAGCCGCAGCAACAAAAGCATGCAGTTTGCCTTCAGTTTGCTCCCATATCTCAGGACCAGTCCACGCATAGTGCGCCCTGAAGTTTGCTAGGTTTTCAAACTGATCGGCAAAGAACCCACCTTTACAATCACAGGAGGGAATATCGCTTTTCATTTGCTTTGGTGCATGACTGTTCATTTGTATGAAGCCATTGCTTTCAGCTTCTCTGGCATCTCCATGCATGGCAGCTCTATTTGTGGCCTCCAAGGCCCTCCGCCTTGCAACATTTACATAGTGGTCTTTGTGAGAAATAGAAACTGGTCTTACTCTTTCAACAGTAGCTCCAAGTGCTTCAATTATTTGCAACTGACAGAATTTCATATATAAAAAATCTAAGAATTGAAAGGAAAGATGACCATAACCTGCTGTTTTTTTATTCCTTATCAAACAGTTGAATTCTCAAAGTCAGTGTTTAACGTTTTACATGATATAGCTTTTGGAAAGCACATGCACAAGAAGTATCAATCAAACGACAGTTGGTGTTAAATATGTGCATAACTTGATGTGCCACTGCATTTAGTTTCCCATTTGGATTTAGATACCCGAGATGACAATTCTTTCAAAGTACTCACCAATAGAGAAGCTAAAAATCGTATATCTCTAAGCTTAAAATGTTACGATAGTGGGGACATAGATCAGAGACCAAAGACAATATACCAAACAACCACTTGCTTCAATCACAGTTCTCGCAACCTGCTATTACCCTGAGTGTTTTTGGTTAATAAACCCCTAAAGTCGGCGATGCACGGCATAAATCAAACATCTAGAGAACAAAGGAACACTTCTTTCTACTAGTAAAATACAAGAGTACAAACACATAAAAGAACTTCTACCTTTTCAATCGCAGCGTCATCAGGAATAACAACATGGCATCTGCATCCATATGCTGGAGCAATTGTGGCAAGGCTAATTGCAGTACTACCAGCACTTCCTTCGGTCACAACACCACCTTGCACAAGTTCCCCGGATTCTAGTGCCTGCATGAGATCCACTCCACAAGGTGTGTGAATTTTAGAGCATGTAGTTTGCTAAAAACGTAAGTAAATGGTCCAGAATATAGACTCTTTCAAAGCGGTTGATTAATGGAATGGAATGGAATAAACAAAGAATGAAATGGTTATCCCTTAATTTGGCTCATAGAATAGAATAAACTTGGAATAATTTGGTTCATACGTTTAGTTTGTATATATGCAATACACTAGCAATAGCTCCAACAGGCTAAAATATGTTGCatagtttgtttttgttattCTGCTTCATTCCATTTAGCCCCTCCGGCTCACCAGTTTGATTGTCTAGTCCGAACAACTTGCCATCCCTTCTAGCTGTCGGGATGGATCAGCTTACCTGGCTCTTCCGACCTGTCTATCTGTCTGGTATGCTTGGCATTATCAATCCATAGAGATCGCTAGACCCACTGAAGTTGCTCGACCTAGTTCATCCTACTAGACCTAATTTGCTTGATTCATCCAATCCAACCTGTTTATACAACCTGTCTGATCCTACTACGAAATATGTATTTTTTGGAGTATTTAATGCAGTAAATATAGCAGAGGAATAAAAACTCCATAGaataaaataaggaatataaaaaTTTGATATTCCAAGTTCATGTTCGTAATCAAACATTGAACTCCTATTCCATAAGAATTCATAAGGACTAGAATAACTATTCTAACAAACCAAACACACATTGCAATAAGATAAATCAGGAGCAATTCCTACAAGTAAAACACATGCCCAGAAAACAATAAATATGTTCGATCATAGGAAAAAGATAAGTTCGATCACCTCTTCAATAATTTTGACTGCAACGCGATCCTTCACGCTTCCGCCGGGGTTCAAAAACTCGGCTTTCCCAAGGATCTGAAAGAAACAAAGAAATCTTCGAAGGATCGGGAAAAAAATGAGTTCAAAACGATGAGAAAAGCAGCATCTTTCACCTCGCAGCCAGTGGCGTCGGAGAGGCTGTTGATTCTGATGAGAGGGGTGTCTCCGACGGCGTCGACGAGGCCTCTCCTTCTCCTACGATTCTGCTTCTTCGGCAGGAGGCCGGAGAGGACGAGGCAGGAGAGAAGAGCAGCGAAGGCCGCGACGCCGGCGGCGGTCGCGGCGAAGGCCGACGTCGCCGCCATCTTCCCCCCTCTCTCTTAATCGGGGCCCTGGGACCGAATAAGGGAAGAGACGAGGAGTAGGGGATTTGAACGGACCTGATCTCTTATTTTGGACACGGACGGTTCTGATCAAATCAGCACATATTGGGGCTGTGTCTAACCGACCaaatgtaataataataataataataataacaacaacaacttaaaattaagaaatttttaaaagacatttaattttcaaattttccaaAAAGGACATATATTTCTCATTTTACCTCTGGCTAATGACTGTGTTGTTTCATTTAAATAACAATACTACAAAACCACTATAATACTGATTTTCAAAATAGAATACCATTAAGGTGTGTTTGGTGTTGGTACAATATCcctcaggttaaggttgacctgggtaaccaagctgagtcttggtttgggtttagatgtttgacaataagatattgattgaagaagagtcaagtaggtcaaggttgactggatacttgactgggaagtcctaactgggatgttaggcaaaatgaaagacctagtgagtgaagctaggcagtatgaaagtcctggtgagtgaagccaggcagaaggaaagtcctggtgagtgaagccaggcagaagaaaagtcctggtaagtgaagccaggcagatggaaatcctggtgagtgaagccaggtgaaagtcctagtgaatgaagctaggcagatggaaatcctggtgagtgaagccaggtgaaagtcctagtgagtgaagctaggcagatggaaaaccctagtgagtgaagctaggtgaaagtcctggtgagtgaagccaggcaagggaaaatccagatggatcaaggatgatcggacatctggtgctgggaagtccaagtaggtcaaaggattgactggatacttggcatgaaagaaaagtccaagtaggtcaaagggattgaccggatacttggcacagagaaaagtccaagtgggtcaaagggattgaccggacacttggtaagggagtcctagcaagtcaagggagtgactagatgctaggcatgacataccaacaggtcaaggttgaccggatgttggtttgggaggtttgggacttggttttggacaaaaatcaagtgctggatcgatcagtggatcgatccaggctctggatcgatcagtggatcgatccagacctgtcccagcgaacagagagcctctggatcgatccgtggatcgatccagaggtcccaatcgatcagtggatcaattgggacgcggctgcttcgcgcgataagcgctggatcgatccgtggatcgatctaggcacttttccagagcacagaggcgctctggatcgatccgtggatcgatccaaagcctccccgatcgattgggaatattcgaatcgatcgggatccgaccgttggcgtcgtttatagctgcaggcgtgtgatagctgcggcatctcttctccgattcactccagacttctcgccagctcctccacagcactcacaaagctcagatcgtcagttcttaaaggatcttggaagttttccaagtcaagaggcggatcaaagccaagaagagaagctagggttagggtttatactcattgtaagcttgtaagcttgtatctcttgtatcctttccctctcttcttgtattgagtcttgtagggcttctccgcccttggtagttaccataaaggagagttttatttagtggagggtgtgtgtgttggtgtggatccttggattagtcacctcttgtaaggtggataccaagtaaaaccaaccgtgttagcgttgtgtgtttgtttctgtattttccgctgcacatctttgaaggaacaagcaacgccgagcaacgagcgaacgcgacgagctattcaccccccctctagctacttttggtcctaacaagtggtatcagagcaaggccgctcttcaccggaatcatcgccggaagggtcaagcataacaagaaaagctagagggtgaagaagttggagcaaattcttcaagttcaagattttatcaagctcaacttcaagatgcaattccaagatggacttggatttgacacaagggtggctccaccatattcatctacaagctttgattcttggaaatcaagaatcgaaaattttcttatgatggagatagagcaatggtttgctctcatggaaggttttgaagctcccacaaattccaagggcaaagtactcaaaaggagcaagtggagccaagagcaagtccaaaggtgcgaggccaatgacaaagtgaccaagcttttggtcaatttattgccaagcaccatcctttgcaaaattggagaatttgaagatgcaaaggaactatggagcaaattggccaagcttcatgaagagatcccctccactgtacaagagcaagaagtatccagcgagggtgactctttggagcaagaggagggctccgaggttgagagatgttcaacctccgaagaagaggagatccaagaagcttcatcctcaagggaatgcaacgaagggaacaaggagggagcatactccttgtttcatattcaagatgatgaagcctccacctctaagattgagggggagcaatccttggtgacgccagatcaagaagaaggagaagcttctac includes these proteins:
- the LOC122051235 gene encoding cysteine synthase 2-like, with amino-acid sequence MAATSAFAATAAGVAAFAALLSCLVLSGLLPKKQNRRRRRGLVDAVGDTPLIRINSLSDATGCEILGKAEFLNPGGSVKDRVAVKIIEEALESGELVQGGVVTEGSAGSTAISLATIAPAYGCRCHVVIPDDAAIEKLQIIEALGATVERVRPVSISHKDHYVNVARRRALEATNRAAMHGDAREAESNGFIQMNSHAPKQMKSDIPSCDCKGGFFADQFENLANFRAHYAWTGPEIWEQTEGKLHAFVAAAGTGGTIAGISRFLKEKDPRVKCFLIDPPGSGLFNKVTRGVMYTKEEAEGRRLKNPFDTITEGIGINRLTKNFMMAELDGAYRGTDREAVEMSRFLLKNDGLFLGSSSAMNCVGALRVAQSLGPGHTIVTILCDSGMRHLSKFCNTQYLADRGLTPTASGLEFLDSR